A stretch of DNA from Cygnus atratus isolate AKBS03 ecotype Queensland, Australia chromosome 6, CAtr_DNAZoo_HiC_assembly, whole genome shotgun sequence:
gaaaaaagaagagttaatCCTCTacatcatctttcttttttacagGCTAATGTCTCTGTTATCCCCCCCATACCTTTTATGCCATCTTATTCACAAGCATATCATTCTTttgggttttcttctttctctagTTGAAGTCTAAGCCTGAATTTTGCCCTATAACAATATAAATGGAAAGAGCATACCCAAGCTATCTTTAGCTATCAAGATTGTGATCTGTTCTCACCACTCCTCCATCATCATATCCTTCCTCCAGTCTTTGCATGCAAAGTGTCACATTTTCCTCAAACTAATTGTTAAATTCAGACATTAAATGACTGACTCAAAGTAAAGAGAGACTCCTCAgtttaaaggaaggaaaaagaaatctctgacATAAACTCTCAAATTACTGTGCTAAGTATCTCAAACATTTTTAGTAGAAGTCAAAcgaatcaaaaaaaaatcatcccagtaagagcaaaacaaaaaaccaaacagcaaaaacacagaacagaatgCACAAAAACAGCACAATTAGACAGCTTAATAAAAGACATCTTGATGACTATGTGATTATAAATGGGCCTTTTGGAAAAGACATACCACTGAGAGCTCTGTGCTTACTTGCACTGAGTAGCTGagtaaatacaaaacaaaacaaaaaccaccaccaccaaaaacattACAACTTCATTAGCTGAGATCCACCCCTACCTTTCTTCcctaatctttattttaaagactgaagGAACTTATAACATGCagaaattaagttatttttcaatttaGAGGAAAACAACATTCACAAATATGCTGGAAGTAATCATTTTCACTTAAACAGGGCAAAAAGCATGTGAGAAGCTCTAATTTCAGTAGCTAACACACACAGTTGCAACTACAAGAAGAGAGCAAGGAACTGAACTTGTAAACAACACTACCAAGCTGCAACCTCATTCTGCCAACACCCCGAGCCTGATGATGGGGGCATGTGCACAGGAGGTGCTCACCTCGCTGCTTCATCTCAGCCTTCTTCCCTCTCAGCATGCAAGTGACACCCTTGCAGGCTACTGTGGAGGCAAAGACTGCCCTGCAAGGAGAAGTGGGCTAAGCAGGAGGTTTCCAGAATGCTGCtactcacaggaaaaaaaacacagtaaaattaatggaaattgtatttcaaaacagacGATCTTTGAGTAGGAGGcgatttgtcaagatctctaACAGAGCTCTGAATCGCTGAACTAGGACGTCTTCTGGAAATGTCTGCAAAGGGTTATGGTGCCACGCATACCGTGTGTACTAACTGAAATGCTAACGAAACATTGCAGAACATTTTCAgctcttaaaataataataaaaaactccATTAGGCACCTTCATAGCTGAGCAGGACTTggaacttcaaaataaaagatttcacTCAAATTTCAGTTCGTATCACAAGGCCAGGCCcataattcaattttttttttttggatagcTCTTTAATGAGTGCTAAGATCTCCTTACCTGATATGACCAACCAATTCAATCAGCTTGTGGCTGAAGAAGTAGGCAGTCAGCTCAGACACATGACTGAGCACAGAGCAAACTCCAAAGAGAGTAGTGGTGCCATTCAGGTCTTCCAAGTGCCAGTAGAGGAAGGTGAACACAAAGCCATATCCAAAGCCCATGAACCATGCCACGAAGAGCACTGAGCCATACTGGATGCTACAAAGCAGTTTTATGAGGTCCCAAAAACTGAACGACTGCGACTGGCTCATACTGGTTGTAGGAGTGTTGTCGGAGGATTCATTGGAGGCGTTCCTGTCCACCTGTGATATTTCCACCTCCTTCCTCTTGTTTTCATCTTGCTTGAAGTGCGTATAATGAAATCGAAACTGGGTGGCCACAATTAACGCCATTGTCATCAGAACACCAAAAACGATGAAAACTATTCTGTAGTTCTTGTATTCAGGAGCTTTACATCCTTGACCTTCAATGACAACTTCTGTATGGGTATAGTCGATGCCGATTCCCACGGAGAGCAtggccagcccccagcccagagACCCCCACATACGCTGCAGTCCGTACCGGTCCCTGTGCTTGCCGAGGTATTGCAGAGTTACAGTGTCCACAATTGTAACAgaggaagcactgaaaaattctcCTATTATGACAACCAGCAGAATGAGTAGGAAGATGGCTTCTACTTCTTGTTGATCATAAACGAGCATGGCTTGGTCAGAAGGCATCGGCTTTGCAGTGATGGCAGCTGGAGTGGTACTTGGAGTCATGTTCCCTGGTGAGACTGGACTAGCAGTGGTGTTTTTCAAAATAGGATGGGTACTGTTTTCCAAGGCAAACTCCATGTCATTGCTCTGTGTAGGTAACAGGAATGTTATTTCAGAAGTAGCAGTCCCTGTTGCTCCCAGAGTGACGGGACTAGAAGTCAGCAGGTCTCTCTTCCCACGAACTTTGGGTGATGCAGTACTCATGGTCGTTAGCAGAGATGACACTGAGGCGTTTTGCGAAATGGTTGTTAAAAGGCTGCTTGCATTGGTGGGATGTGCTGGGGGAAGGCCCTTTGGTACACATCTTAAGGTGGCTGGTCTAACAAATCCAATCCCCAGGTTAAATAACACCCAGCATAAAAGCGAGAAGAGAAGGACGATCTTCCCTTTCTTGAAGCGATCTGCTACCACTCCCCAGAAGGGAGCACTGCAAAACTCAATAAAGTACCTGATGCCCACCAGAAGTCCACTCTGACTGGGTGACATACCCAGCTGCTTGTAATACACAGGCAGCAAGGGGTAGAGAGAGCCATATgcagaatagaagaaaaaataaaagaccttCGAGATCAGAAGATCATTGTTTATTTTGACGCAGTGCTTTTCTAACCAGTCCAGCTCTTCATCTGGGACAGTGGTTGTCTCTGTCGAAGGGGATTCATTCTGGGGCTGCAAGTCTTGATCCTTGGAAATGCCGTTGAAAGGATCAGCAAGCacatactttcttttctgttcttcttcatCGTCGGTTAAAATGGCAACCTTATCATCAGCTGCCATGGCTTACCACAAGCATCCAATATTTGGTGCACTCTCAGGAACTAGGGCTACCCTGCgaacaaataaaacatcacaTGGTTAAGGTACCACACAGGAACAGGTCTGCTATGCTAGTCATCAAGGACAAACAGAGCTTCTTTTCTATAAGTGGTATTCTTAAGCAACAGATGCAGTTGTTGCCACAGCAGTAATTTGTGGGAGACTCAAGTTTTCAGGCTGAATGGGAATAGAGGTGGGAATTAGGATGGTGAGAATTAATCCTAATACAAGGTTAAGATAAGGGACCCTCAAAATTTGGATAACAACCTTAAAGGCATCAAAGACCTGGGGCAAAGAAACACAGGGACAGAAACTAAGTACAGACCCTACAATGACTGGTTCAAATAAAACTCTGAAATTGAAGCAAGGTCAACTGGAGCATAAATTGTACTGCAGCCGACTACGTTTAtcctttgcagaagaaaaaaataaattgcagaacTGACAAgcaacacttaaaaataaactcacCACTACTTAAACAGAAtagttttcacatttaaaaacaacaggcCGCTCTAATAAGTTGGGTTAGCTAATGGAAGCTTTCCTCTtaaggaataaaacaaagttaTGCCAACAGACTACCTCTCAGAATCACTGTATTAGGCAACTACTATTGATATAAAGTTAACCTAGGAAGATTAGCTCATATGCGTTATGAAATGTTGAACgtttaatatattttggttttgtcctcccttttctgttttggttcaGTGTTCATATACAGAATCTTTTCAAGGACCAGTATGTGAAAAGAGCATTTTATTCACCTGAAACTTCGCTGGGAGCGCTGAAGTTTAGATAGGGAATATATTTCTCACggaatctgaaatatttttttgcaactCTGCACTTTGTTTCCGCTAGAAGAGCTCCAATGAAACTGCAGCCTTTGAGAACTCTACTGAAAGCACAGTATCATCTACTGAAAATCAGTCATTCACTGATATATCCAGcttctttaattatttaatgatAGCTCAGAATGTACTTAAATACCGACAACATATTTGCAAATCGATGCAAGGCTAGTAGCAGAAGAGAGATTTAAACATTCATAGGTATATTAAATGAATTGATTTGTGCTGATCCAAGGTACACATAACAGGCGACGGAATAAGCCATGGATAGTCGTAAAAGCAACAGCccattaaaataatctaaacCTTAGTTCAGCGTTACACAGCTCTAAAAATACCACCATTAAGATCCCAAACTCTCCTgaggtttctgtttttcacttttaaatgacatttctatGGGATACTACCTACAAGGATCTCTGGTTTTACTTAGGCTGGCAAGGTTGCATAAAAATCTTGGAGCTGTGACCATTCATGTATTCAAGGTCAGAAGTTAATCAAAACAATGCCAGCACGTACacagactgctttttttcttccagttgctCTAAAAAGACTTCAGAGAcaactggattaaaaaaaaaaatatttcaagtgtcAAAAGATTGGATAAAGTCTTAATTAAGTTGTTTGAACAGTCaaatgtgaaaatgcattttcttgctCTTACCTGCTACCATCAAAAGCCACCAAAAGTCAGCAGCTATTTCGTTAGTTCCTGTAATTCTCGGTGCAGCCAGCTACTTCCACCTGACAGTTGGAAGGATTGCGGGCTTTCTGTTCATATGCTTGCTCAATTTTGGCTTCAATATCCACAAAACAAGTCCTTCTAAGGAATAAATTAGATCTGTCATCATCCACACTTATTTTCTCTAAGTCTTGCCTTGCTTGGACAACAAAGACTCCAGAAGAGGTGCAGATCAAGGGGATGAAGCAGAGGATCGGGTGTTGTTCCTATGTCCTGACAAAACCAGCACACTCTCACCTGCTTACAGGAACTTGCTTACTAGCTGTACCAGACCTTTACGGTATTTAATTCTGCACAACAAATTTCCTCACCCCCACGACACAACAAGATCAAACTCACATTTTAACCACTCGGATATCAAGACAGCTCtttgcaagcacacattgcaaTTATCCTAATCTAAACACAACAGCCATACTCCATATCCTAACGTATGAGCTCAGAACCATCTGATTTCATACAAATTATAGCAGaaacttttaaagcaatttgtatttcatctgtttttaattcagcttCCCTTCTGTGTTGGAATGGGACATCAGTTTTTGAAGTTGCATGAATAGTAGCTGTATTAAAAATGGTGCCAGTGCTCACCTTGtgtccccttcttcccctccctgggACTTCTATTTGCCACAGCACCAGTCTTCTTCTAACCTGTCATGAGCAAGGATTAATCCAACACTTCTAGTACTCTGACTAGAACATCTTGAGTAAGAATGCTAGGAAAAGtatatttcataataatttcagtaaatattttcctaccCTGAGAGTGTTTCATTGAATATTATTAATAACACAGAATATACTCTTCAGAAATATAACAGCACCAAGACTGGTAGGAGCCATATGGCATTCTTTAATGTTTTGATCACTAGTTTGTTTGGAAGACAGTTTtttgaaagtgattttatttagcgatttttttaattctaaaaataagcAACTGGAGATGAGAAAGCCAACAAAGTGGTATTGTCACTGAAAATCTACAGAAAACTTATTAATCTGTGGCGTTCCTTCtcctgaccaaaaaaaaaaacacaaaaaacaagcCAGTCAGGGACTGAATGAGCAGCAAAATCAACCAGATGGCAAAACAATGTACTTTTAAGTAGGAATAGACAAATAACTACCAGCTATTTTAACCAGCCTTCAAATACTGCATCTTCTCTTTGCAATACCCTTTTCTGATCCACGAGACAGTAGGAGGACAGAAGACAGCGCTACCAGCAAGTTTAAAACAACAGAGAGCAGGAGCAAGGAAGACAGGCTGGGAAGATAAACAGAATGATTTAGGCAGGAACAAACTTTAACTCGTTCAAGGCACGATGGAGCATGGAGCTCGGGCCCAGGCATGCTGAATGCCACTGGGCCAGCCAGGCCGACTGCATGTGCACCCAGCAAAGACTCTGGAAAACTGGGAGAATGGTTTTGAAACCTTCTTCCCTAAACTCAGGCAAGTGGTGTGAACACCCAGTAGAGCTGTAGGAGGCAAATGGGGTGAAACATCCGCCAGAACCTGAGAAAGTGCCACCGATGGGAAGGGATGAGGTCTAGCAGCTTCCACCTGAGGGAGGCACAAGCTGTTGTCTTCCCACAGGTTTGTGTTCCCAGACCACCATGTGGAGTAGTGCACAGAGTCTTTGCATGTTCATCATCCCATCCCCCCTGATGTTACAACAACTGcaaaaaagacttcaaaacaCGAACAAGAGAACCGCCCCATGTTGTAGCCCCATTTGAAGCCATGCAGGAAGCTTGCGGCCGGCCCGGCTGCCTCAGACCTTGGGTTTCCCTGCGAGATCACGCGCGCTCTGAGCCCGCTCTTGTAcaagtgtgtgtgtttcttttcagataaaGGATGTACATGTTAACCACAAGACTTCTTCCTTCAAGCTCTGCACAAATAGGATTGTTTAGGTGAGTACTTGGGTCTCTTTCTCCTGACACAGGAAGGTGCCCTCCTGGTTTGCATCTACCTCTCCACCAAGTCTAAATCCTATTTCAACCCCCAAAACATGTGAGGTGTCTTTCATCCAGTCACCTGCTACCACAAGCTACGGCAACTTGTCTGCAGACCTCCGAGCAACTGACTACCTGAGGAACAGAGACAAAAAGCATTTGTCCCGACGAACTCAGTGCTGATGATACGATGGTCATTTTAACGATTGCAAGGAGCCTCTTTGGCAGGTAGGCAGAAGACGACAAAATACTCTCTGCGCTTAGTTAAGTATCTTCTTGGCTTTCTtaccatttttgtttcttgaattGATCATGTTTGCATTGGCTCTCCCAATTAACAGGATTTCAAGACCAGGAAGGATAAAAAGTGAATCTATTCAAGACAACCTGACATTACAAGTGGAGCCAATCTTCCCAAAAACttgcggggaaaaaaaaaaagaaaaagaaaacaactttttactGAGCCAAACAGTGCTAACCAACAGGTATCTGACTGGGGTACCAACTCCCTAAACCTCTCAGGGAAAATCCCATGGCACTTAGAGCTTTATAGGATTAAAAACAAGGCATTAAAACTTCACTTGCAGGCCAACAGAAAGTTAGATTTGGGGTGGAAGAGTACagctctttttaaatatttacttcagCATAAATATCCCATTTGTTAGGCTTTGAGAATTAAAGCATAGTTAAGACTCACGTAGCAAAATATCTAACAGCATCAAACTTGGGGTTTGGATGcatattgaattaaaaaaaaaaaaaaaaggcaaaaagaccACCCCACAGTTCATCAGAACATAATCCAACTGATCAAGAGTAGCTTTAATCCGTTAAGCACCTGGAAAGACGACTGTGTAGATTTACGTTTACATAGTCTCTGGAAACATACTCCAAGAGCAGAATTCCAAAAGAGGAATCATTAATTAATCTCTCAAGCAACACATAGCTGTGATGGAGCAGACTGGATCACTGATGCACTGTGGCGATAGAGCAACGCCAGAAAACAAGGGACCACGTCTTACTTCACTTTCAGACTTTCCCTGACTAGAAAGCTGAGTTTGTAGTAAACTTGTGAAATTCCACATCAAGTTTTCAtatgaacatttttaaacaaatctgatAAATAGATTacatgtttcttattttaaacaaacGCTAAAGGTTTACTCAGGTTACCAATTACTGTTTGATTTACAACAGGGCTGTGCTAGAAGTCAACTTAAAAGCTACCTGTCTTCTAAAGCAAGCTCACCTCTGTGTGCCCAGGCTGGAGGGGCTGCCACAGTGTGTGCACCCATCCATCACACTGCACCAATTTAGGATCGGAGCTGTACCTGTGCAGCATCTTACTGCACTAAGCCCTGCATCCAGCAGGCCTACAAGGCCTGTCTGTAAGGAGCATGCATAATAGgctgtgttttccatttccaagcAAGTTTTACCCTGGAGGAGTAGCCTGGTGCTGTCGCCTGTGCCCTTGCCAAGAAGAAGCACAAAGCGCGCTGTTTGCATAAGTGCGCATGGCTTTTCTCTCACGTCCTTCATCTTCTCGTACATTGCGCCCCAAAACTCCCCGGGACACACCAGCCTCCGGGGAGCCCTCGGAGGCGCTGCCCCTAGCCCAGCTTGGCCACCTTGCTCTCAATCATAAAGCCAGGAATAAGTCTCATTGAGCGAATTAACTCGGTGCTGGAAAACATATATGTTGCATGTCTGAAGCGAGATATCAGTATTTTAACGTTAACCACCACAATTACTGTTTCTAAGAATTGAAACCACCTTGTTCTGTAACATTTAATCctttaaattgctttattttgctttgtttagcACGCATATACTTCAAATTTTGGTCTAagtaagtttttcttctttactgaaTATGCGCGTAAAACCCCACATTCTTTGACACGTTTAGTCAATTAGATTGAGACTAAAGTATGTCTGAAGTATGCCAAGATGGGGTTTTTAATAGGTTTAATGCACTTGATAATAGGTCTGAAGTTGCTAAGTTGCTACAACAATGCTAGTGGTAACATTAGGGAAGATAAGAACACTATCAGATCCTCATCTGCTGCAGGAAAACCATTAAACTCGCATCTTGGGACTCCTGCCTTCCTAGTCGTGTTTTCCATTTAATACGTGCAGATTAAGACATATAGAGCAGAAGATACTCCATGCCATATTAAAGGGTAATAAAAGAGCAACAACAGTGGCTACCCATATTATCAATAGCAGTAACTAGAGTAACACCAGTAACTAACTGGAGCATACTACTTTTTAAGCAGTTTCTTTTATAGCCAGTACCAGGCCCTGATGTTTTAGCCTGCAGCGACGAGTTCTGCACCTAGCCAATGACAGTAGACACCAAGCACACCTCCAATGGTCTAGGCGGGCGCCCAGAGCCCGTCCCGAGGTGCTCCCAGagcaccagccccagggagGACAGTACTCACTGCCCTGCAGGCCAGGCCTGCGGTGCTGTAGGCAAAGGTTGAGGAAGATGAAATTTAGGTTGCGCTAGCACCAGCCACATCAGTGACCAGCCGCAGCTTCCTCACGTGAGCTCCTCGCGTCATCGCCTCTGGCTCCCGGTCTCACTCCACCTGCTTgaattttttcccccataaaacCTGCTCCAGACCTTGACTGTGTTCATGCCTGCCATCACAAACACCATCCTTAAGAAGAGGATCGTCTTCTCTTAAGCCCCTGTGGGTCATCCGAGAACacacacagtaaaataaaagttcCTTTGTCCACTATTTATTTACATCCAGAGCGACAAACCCCAAGCCAGAAAACTCGCGCTTTACAACCATTTTCCCCGGGTAGCACAAGCACAGTTGGGCTAGACCCTACATACCTCAGTAAGGTTATATTTCGCGTGAGCTTTTACCCCAATACTCCAGCATTACGCTCTTGTCCGCCCGGCTCCAAGTTCAGGGCTCCTCGACCCAGCGTTTTCCACGACCGgcgccccctcccctgccaccccccaCGGACAGCAGccagccgcggggccggggcaccGGGACACGGCACCGGGCCTTGGCCCAGCACCCCCGCGGCGGCGCAGCCCGGCGCTGACTCACCTCGCCCGgtggcggcggctgcgggggggagcggggccggcacCATCgctgcccctcctgctgccgctgctgctgctgccgctgctgcggGCGGCGGCTCCGCTCACCCTggcccgccccccccggccgggccccgccgagcccaggccgccgccgccgccgccgcgcaggGGCGCTGCGGGAGGGAGGAGCCGGGCCCCGCCGCACGGCTCCGGCTCCGCTCCGGCTCCGCCCCGATGGGGAACGGGCCCGGCCTGCTGGCACTGCTACAGATGGGTCGCGCTGAAGGGTGCCCGAGGAAGGAAAACACCGACTGCgagagctgccccagccccgcagccccaccGTCGCGCACCCATGGGTGGCGCCTGGAGATGTGGGTCCCCCGGCTCAAAGGCCTCACCTGAGGGACACGGAAAGATGGAAGCTCAGCTCCCGTGtgggaggtggagaggaggctcaggggagacctcattgctctctacagctacctgaaaggaaggggtggggagctggggtcggcctcttcttgcaggtaactagtgataggactagagggaatggcctcaagttgtgccaggggacgttcaggttggaaatgaggagacatttcttctcagaaagagcagccaggcattgggacgggttgcccagggaggtggtggagtcaccgtccctggggaaGTTCAAGGGAAGGCcagacatggtgcttagggacatggcttagtgggtgatTTTGGtgggaccagatgaccttgaaggtcttttccaaccttaatgactctgtgattctccAAATGCTGCCTCTGACAAGCTGCCCCACAGCTGACTGTCCACAGAAAGAAGCCACAGCCAGGGAACCCGGAGCACAGGCCTCCTGCCATCCTGCAGAATACAGACGGGCAATTGCAGTGGGGCTTTTTGCAATTGCAAAATACTACTGTAACGAGTCAAGTGTCAGCTCCAAACAACATTATTTCATTTCGATGGAGAGTTTCTGGCAAGTTGCTACAAATGCTTTTAGGGAGAATACATCTTTTGAATCATTTCCagtcactgtttgtgaactgAAGAGGGAAAGCTGATCCCTGCAGTGGCCGACCACATTTAGTGGAGCCATAAAGGCCGGCTTTCCCTGCTCTTGGGTAACTCAGGATTGCAAACACAGGGAACCAACCCCCTTACACACTACCGCCGCAACCATCTTCAGCTGTACTGCCTGTAATACTGTTCCTTGGAGGAGCTACACCCTGACCATACGCCCTCCTTACACTCAGTTTCCAAGGTGCCAGGAATATTTcctaaaagtaaaatacaataataatttgTTGTCTCAATGgaggaattcagaaaaaaatgtgtaacagCCTGTTTCTTCACAGGCTGTTGCATAACCTGGCATGGAAACAAGAAGTTAGAACTGAGGGCTGGAGTATAGAATATGACCAATATACACTCacgtatacacacacacacacacacatacacaaaaggTATCTTATTGAGTTTATATGCCTAATTTGACTGAGTTTGATCACCACAGAGCTGAAACTGGGGTCCACTGCCTTCATTTGGTAAGGATCGTAAAGACTGCAAAAAGATTTAGCATTGATCAATTTTGCTCCAGTCTGACAAGCTACTCCAGCATGAGCAGAACTGAGCACAATAGCACTCTGCATGGCTATTTCTTTCAGTGCGGCTCTGTGTAAAGACCCAGATTACAGCCAGTTAGAAATTATTATACTTGCTCAGAGAtttcttgctttgttctttcagcTATGAAAATGAGGATTaacagaaatggagaaactgCTGCACTGCACAAAAACTGTAcctaatgtatttttatcacAAAAGTCTATGTTTTTCTAGCCAAAGCAGAGTTCAGAGAGAGGAACTGGCATTTTAAGTTACATAAATCATGaagttttctattaaaacacTTGCTAGTATAAAACATTGTGGCAAAGACAATAAAAAGCTGAGTCACATGTAAAGTctgttaaaattaattgaaatttttttctcccatagaCCTCAGATCAAGCTCTGAGTCACGCTGAAATGTGATATACAGAATATAAGGAACAAAAGACTACAAAACAGCAAACTTTTTCTGTGATACCAGTAAAGATGTACCTTACCACTGGATATGAGAATCTTCTGAATACTTTATAAAGTACATACATCGTACAAATGCATGCCATTTAAGAAACTCCGTATTATGAATGCACATCTGGGTTAAACTTCTCAATGAATTGGAAAGAATTACTGTGGATTTCTGAGTGGGTTTCTGGTTAAATGCTTATGCTACATTATAAAGATTTCAATTTATTTGTTCTGTCTTGGAATATTtgccacaaaaaaaaccacacctttaacgttataaaagaaaattccaattaaactgaaaaaataaaaatattgtttttaaaaatggaatacaCAAAATTACCTACAAATACTAGCTGGAAGTGCACATTGCTAACGTTAGtagatttttcttgaaaaggaGTCACTGTCAGCTGACTATGAAGCAGCTGATTTGTTCCTTGggttagaggaaaaataaagcaaatacagCATAAACACACACgaaattttcatggaaaaacatCCGACATTGTTTGTACAATACATGCATCTGATATTTTCCAATAATAACAAAGGTAAAGTACCTGAGCCCCATCTCAAGGAAATGGTTTATAGgagctgaaattttaatttatagtaAAGCTTCTTACTCGGTTTCTTTCATAAACTAGGGCTGTACTTTGAAATCAGGAATTTCTGGTTGACACAAAATATTCTGCTGTCCTTCAGCAGCTTTTAACTCTGAgccaaaatagaaaaagaaaagatcatttaCATCAGTCAGATCAGAAAGATAAGTAGAAGGTGAGATCTGTGCTGCTAGGACTTGCTCCAGAGCACACTGGAGACATCAGAAGAGCCTTCATTTCAATCAGGCCTTGAATATTTTGTgcaaaacatgaacaaaatgaCTTCAGTCAATCCTCTGGTAGGAGAAGGAGTGCATTAGGGCGACTACAgcatttgtttcctctttcagGAAGCTCTTCATCACACCCCAGTTTGTGTGTATCCCCAGGTAAATCTGGGCAGAAGCTAAGTCATTATGAGGAACAAAATggctttttccctcctctttcaaAGACCACAAGCAACTCTATTACCATTATATATCATCAGCAAAGAGAAACTCTGACAGGGGAACTGCGAGAGAATCACAGAGTGAATCAGCAGATCGTGCACAGCTACAAGCATTGCTGATGGCAACTGAGCACAAACACGTTCACTGCTAAGATGAGGAGCTACCTTCACAGCGGTCTGGCAGCcttggcagggcagcagaggaTCCCCATCCTCAGGATTTTCATCTAACACTTTTAGGTGTATTGCATTCATTAGCAATGAGAAGGCAAAGCAatgcacaaaagcaaacactaGCTACAGAAACTATGTTTATGGTGTGTACATGTGTGCTTTTTCATACCAGCTAGGCCTTCTTCCCCCCTCAGAATCAAATCTGTGCTTGCACAGTACCTGCCTGTACAGCAGTCACCCCATCCTCACCCCGTGAACCTCTGAACACACTGGCAGGTATCAAATTTGTTGGGTGGCAGCAGTCTCACAAATATTGTATTCCTTCAAGGCTGTGTGAACACCAGCAGCTAGCGAAGGAAAGAAAGGCGAGAGAGTGCACACACTGGGAGGAAAGCCCACAGCTTGAACTCCTCAGTGGGCTCCTCTTTGGCCCGTGAATTGTTCTTGCCTGAGCAGGAGCTAAGATCACCCATGAAGAACTAGGGGGAC
This window harbors:
- the MFSD6 gene encoding major facilitator superfamily domain-containing protein 6, which produces MAADDKVAILTDDEEEQKRKYVLADPFNGISKDQDLQPQNESPSTETTTVPDEELDWLEKHCVKINNDLLISKVFYFFFYSAYGSLYPLLPVYYKQLGMSPSQSGLLVGIRYFIEFCSAPFWGVVADRFKKGKIVLLFSLLCWVLFNLGIGFVRPATLRCVPKGLPPAHPTNASSLLTTISQNASVSSLLTTMSTASPKVRGKRDLLTSSPVTLGATGTATSEITFLLPTQSNDMEFALENSTHPILKNTTASPVSPGNMTPSTTPAAITAKPMPSDQAMLVYDQQEVEAIFLLILLVVIIGEFFSASSVTIVDTVTLQYLGKHRDRYGLQRMWGSLGWGLAMLSVGIGIDYTHTEVVIEGQGCKAPEYKNYRIVFIVFGVLMTMALIVATQFRFHYTHFKQDENKRKEVEISQVDRNASNESSDNTPTTSMSQSQSFSFWDLIKLLCSIQYGSVLFVAWFMGFGYGFVFTFLYWHLEDLNGTTTLFGVCSVLSHVSELTAYFFSHKLIELVGHIRVLYIGLACNTARYIYISYLENAWTVLPMEVLQGVTHAAIWAACISYLSAAVPPELRTSAQGILQGLHLGLGRGCGAMVGGVLVNYFGPAATFRGIGMACLVILLLFALIQWLLVPDEEEEKTMLAERIPVPSSPVPIATIDLVQQQSEDVMPRTEPRLPLKKTKHQEEQEDVNKPAWGISSSPWVTLAYAVYQIKEMVKLSKTHPIPENQPLQKINENCSTSSASSARQPQNVPDSGQPRNSLTPTATPDSQADGGRVALDHDAQPAAAGP